From the genome of Streptomyces sp. NBC_00659, one region includes:
- a CDS encoding SGNH/GDSL hydrolase family protein, with product MSSMSRARVARRIAAGAAYGGGGVGLVGAAAVGLVLAEVQLVKRHVGNGHAPYAPRADGLYGYDYAGASPDEPPLRLTMLGDSTAAGQGVRRARQTPGALLSSGLAAVAERPVELCNVALPGAQSDDLDRQVALALTDTSRLPDVCVIMIGANDVTHRMPPTRSVRHLSAAVRRLRTVGAEVIVGTCPDLGTVEQVQQPLRWLARRASRQLAAAQTIGTVEQGGRTVSLGDLLGPEFEANPRELFGPDHYHPSAEGYATVAMALLPTVCAALGLWPAEEERPDVSRHEGFLPVARAAAEAASEPGTEVTAALPTGPRGPWALLKRRRRQRLPATDPAPTPLS from the coding sequence ATGTCGAGCATGTCGAGGGCGAGGGTGGCCCGGCGGATCGCCGCGGGCGCGGCGTACGGCGGGGGCGGCGTCGGGCTGGTGGGGGCGGCGGCCGTCGGTCTGGTGCTGGCCGAGGTGCAGTTGGTGAAGCGGCATGTGGGCAACGGACACGCTCCCTACGCCCCGCGCGCGGACGGTCTGTACGGATACGACTACGCCGGCGCCTCCCCTGACGAACCCCCGCTGCGGCTGACGATGCTCGGCGACTCGACGGCCGCAGGCCAGGGGGTGCGCAGGGCCCGGCAGACGCCGGGCGCGCTGCTGTCCTCGGGACTGGCGGCGGTGGCCGAGCGGCCGGTGGAGCTGTGCAATGTGGCGCTGCCCGGCGCCCAGTCGGACGACCTGGACCGCCAGGTCGCGCTCGCCCTCACCGACACCTCCCGACTGCCCGACGTCTGCGTGATCATGATCGGCGCGAACGACGTGACGCACCGGATGCCGCCGACACGCTCCGTACGCCATCTGTCCGCGGCGGTACGCCGGCTGCGCACGGTCGGTGCGGAGGTGATCGTCGGCACCTGTCCCGACCTGGGCACGGTCGAGCAGGTCCAGCAGCCGCTGCGGTGGCTGGCGCGGCGCGCGTCCCGTCAGCTCGCCGCCGCCCAGACGATCGGCACGGTCGAGCAGGGCGGCCGTACGGTGTCGCTGGGCGACCTGCTGGGCCCGGAGTTCGAGGCGAACCCGCGCGAGCTGTTCGGCCCCGACCACTACCACCCCTCGGCGGAGGGGTACGCGACGGTCGCCATGGCCCTGCTGCCCACGGTCTGCGCGGCGCTCGGCCTCTGGCCGGCGGAGGAGGAGCGTCCGGACGTCTCGCGCCACGAGGGTTTCCTGCCGGTCGCCCGCGCCGCGGCGGAGGCCGCGTCGGAGCCCGGCACCGAGGTCACCGCCGCGCTGCCCACCGGGCCCCGCGGCCCCTGGGCCCTCCTCAAACGCCGCCGCCGCCAACGCCTCCCGGCGACGGACCCGGCCCCGACCCCGCTCAGCTGA
- a CDS encoding acetyl-CoA C-acetyltransferase yields the protein MPEAVIVSAARSPIGRAFKGSLKDVRPDDLTATIIQAALAKVPELDPKLIEDLMLGCGLPGGEQGHNLGRIVAVQMGMDHLPGCTITRYCSSSLQTSRMALHAIKAGEGDVFISAGVEMVSRSVKGTSDGMPDTHNPLFADAEARTLEVAQSEGSTWHDPREDGLVPDAYIAMGQTAENLARLKGVTRQDMDEFGVRSQNLAEEAIKNGFWAREITPVTTPDGTVVSMDDGPRAGVTLEGVQGLKPVFRPDGLVTAANCCPLNDGAAALVIMSDTKARELGLTPLARIVSTGVTGLSPEIMGLGPVEASKQALSRAGLTVDDIDLFEINEAFAAQVIPSARDLGIPLDKLNVNGGAIAVGHPFGMTGARITGTLINSLQFHDKQFGLETMCVGGGQGMAMVIERLS from the coding sequence ATGCCCGAAGCCGTGATCGTCTCAGCCGCCCGCTCCCCGATCGGCCGCGCCTTCAAGGGCTCCCTGAAGGATGTGCGCCCCGACGACCTGACCGCCACGATCATCCAGGCGGCCCTCGCCAAGGTCCCCGAGCTCGACCCGAAGCTCATCGAGGACCTGATGCTCGGCTGCGGCCTCCCCGGCGGCGAGCAGGGCCACAACCTCGGCCGCATCGTGGCCGTGCAGATGGGAATGGACCACCTCCCGGGCTGCACGATCACCCGTTACTGTTCCTCGTCCCTCCAGACCTCCCGCATGGCCCTGCACGCCATCAAGGCCGGCGAGGGCGACGTCTTCATCTCGGCGGGTGTCGAGATGGTGTCGCGGTCGGTCAAGGGCACCTCCGACGGGATGCCCGACACCCACAACCCCCTCTTCGCCGACGCCGAGGCCCGCACCCTCGAGGTCGCGCAGTCGGAGGGTTCGACCTGGCACGACCCGCGCGAGGACGGCCTGGTCCCGGACGCGTACATCGCGATGGGCCAGACCGCCGAGAACCTGGCCCGCCTCAAGGGCGTCACCCGCCAGGACATGGACGAGTTCGGCGTGCGCTCGCAGAACCTCGCCGAGGAAGCCATCAAGAACGGCTTCTGGGCGCGCGAGATCACCCCGGTCACGACCCCGGACGGCACGGTCGTCAGCATGGACGACGGCCCCCGCGCGGGCGTGACCCTGGAGGGCGTCCAGGGCCTCAAGCCGGTCTTCCGCCCCGACGGCCTGGTCACCGCGGCCAACTGCTGCCCGCTGAACGACGGCGCCGCCGCCCTCGTGATCATGTCCGACACGAAGGCCCGCGAGCTCGGCCTGACCCCGCTCGCCCGCATCGTCTCGACCGGCGTCACCGGCCTCTCCCCCGAGATCATGGGCCTCGGCCCGGTGGAGGCCAGCAAGCAGGCGCTCAGCCGCGCCGGCCTCACCGTCGACGACATCGACCTGTTCGAGATCAACGAGGCCTTCGCCGCCCAGGTGATCCCGAGCGCCCGCGACCTGGGCATCCCGCTGGACAAGCTGAACGTGAACGGCGGCGCCATCGCCGTCGGCCACCCCTTCGGCATGACCGGCGCCCGCATCACCGGCACCCTCATCAACAGTCTCCAGTTCCACGACAAGCAGTTCGGCCTGGAGACCATGTGCGTCGGCGGCGGCCAGGGCATGGCGATGGTCATCGAGCGTCTCAGCTGA